The following DNA comes from Pseudomonas marginalis.
AACAACAGGCTCTTGAGCAGTTCATCCGGTGCGGGTTGGTTGATCCCGCCGATGCCCTGTGCCAGCAGGCGCTTGAGCTGCTTGTCGCTGGCCTTGAGCAGGCTGCGCAGCGCCGGGCTGTTGGCGACTACGCCGGTGAGCATGCCCTCGACCAGCGCCGACGCCACTTGCCACAGCGGCAACAGCGGCGCGCCCTGGCACAGCGCCTCAAGGCGCGCGAACACCCGCGCCATATCTTCCAGGTTGCTCGGCCCGTGGTCTTCACGCAGCAGCCCGGCGAGGGCTTGCTGCAACAGTTGATGCCACTGGCGCAGTTGCGCCTGGAGGTCGGCCGGCGCGCGTTGAGCCAGGGCGTCATCGGCAAGCGGCGCAATCGACAGCAGTTGCGGGCTGAACAAGCTGGTTTCCGACAGCAGGCTTTCGCCGTGGGCACTGCGCAGGTCGTTGAGCAGCGGCAGCACCACCAGCGGTAAATCACGGCGAGCGCTGTGCACCCGGTCAAGGTACAACGGCAGTTGGCCCAGGGCCTGTTGCAGCAGGCGGATACTTTCCTCGCGCTGGCCGACATGCCCGGCCTGGAGCGCCAGGGCCAGTTCTTCGATCTCTTCGGCCAGCAGCGCCGCGCCGTAGAACTCGACCATTTGCAGCGCACCATGTACCTGGTGGATAGCGTCCAGGCACTGGCTGATCACGCCATCGTCGTGGGTCTCGACAAATGCATCCAGCGCCGAACGGGCCTGTTTCAGGGTTTCGGCAATGTCGCCCTTGACCCATTCGAGGGCCACGTAGTCGTGCCGATCAACCATAACTGCTCCGCTTAGAATTCGTGGGTTGCCTGGATCTCAAAGCCAATGGAGATCGAGTGTGGGAGGTGGCAAGCCCCCCCACATTTGGATCGCATTTCAATCATCAGCCTGTTTGGCCGCTGGCAGGGTGAAACCCGACACCGACCTGCGCAACTGGCTGGCCATCTTCGCTAAGTTGCCGATGCTTTCGGCGGTAGCGGTGGAGCCCGATGACGTCTGCGTGGTGATCTGCTGGATCACGTTCATGGTCAGGGAGATCTGTCCCGCCGATGAGGTCTGTTGCTGCGCCGCGTTGGAGATGCTCTGGATCAGCGCGGCCAGGGTTTTCGATACGCCTTCGATCTCTTCCAGCGCCACCCCGGCGTCCTGGGCCAGCCGTGCACCGCGCACCACTTCGGTGGTGGTCTGTTCCATGGAAATGACGGCTTCGTTGGTGTCGGCCTGGATCGCGCGCACCAGGGTTTCAATCTGCCGGGTGGCCGCCGACGAACGCTCGGCCAGCCGTTGCACTTCATCGGCCACCACCGCAAAGCCGCGCCCGGCATCCCCGGCCATGCTCGCCTGGATCGCGGCGTTGAGGGCGAGGATGTTGGTCTGGTCGGCAATGTCGTCGATCAGGCTGACGATGTCGCCAATCTCCTGGGACGACTCGCCCAGGCGCTTGATGCGCTTGGCGGTGTCCTGGATCTGTTCGCGGATGTTGTCCATGCCGTGGATGGTGTTGTGCACCACCTCGTTGCCTTTGTTGGCGATTTCCACCGAACGTTCCGCCACCGCCGATGATTCGGCGGCGTTGGCCGACACCTGGTCGATGGACTGGGCCATCTGGTTGATCGCGGTGGAGGCTTCGGCGATCTGCTGGGCCTGATGCTCGGAGGCCTGGGCCAGGTGCATGGCGGTGGCCTGGGTCTCTTGCACGGCACCCGCCACTTGCCCGGCGGTGAGGTTGATGGTGGCCACCAGGTCGCGCAGCTGGTCCACGGAATAGTTGATGGAGTCGGCGATGGTGCCGGTGAAGTCTTCAGTCACCGAGGCGGTCACAGTGAGGTCGCCGTCGGCCAGGTCTTCGATTTCATCGAGCAGGCGCATGATCGCGTTCTGGTTGCGCTCGTTCTTCTCGGCGGTCTCGTGCAGTTGGCGGTTGGTTTCGCGCACCATCACCAGGCCGATCAGGATGATCGAGGCCAGCGCCAACAGGCCCAGCACATAGCCGCCGATGGTGTCGAAGCTGCGTCCGCTGGCGAGGTTTTCAAAACCGGTGGCCAGGTGCGAGGCTTCATCGAGCAGGGTTTGCGACAGGTTGAAAATATTGCTCGCCGAGGCGCGGACCTGGAACAGCTGCGGCGAGGTTTCGAGGATTTCATCCACGGAGCCGGAGACAAACTCGAACAACTCGGCGATTTCCGCCAGCCGCGCGCGGGCATCGCGGTCTTCTACCTGAGTGATGCGCAGCCCGGGGTTGCCGTTGAGCATGCCATTGAGCACCTGCCCGAAGCGATTGGCGTCGCGGCCAAAGGTGTCGGCGGCCTGGACGGCGGTTTCGTCACCGGCCAGCACCGTGTTGACCGCGCCCAGGATACGTTCGGCCAGCAGCGACTGGCGCTGGGCCAAGGCCACCTGGCTGGCCGGCGCGCCGCGTTGCAGCAGGATGTCGACGACCTTTTCCGACTCCATCTGCAATTGCGGTACGGTTTCGGCGAGGGTCGCGGCCACTTGGTGCAGGGACAGCACGGTCTGTTCGCTGGCGAGGATCGCGTCGGTGTTTTTCAACAGCGCTTCCCAGTCCGTCTGCACCGCGCGCATTTCGGCGCGGACCGCACTGGGCGCAGCGGGCAGGCCGGTTTCCGGGTCGCCTTTTTTCAGGTAACCCCAGCGCTGGGCAAAATCGTTGCGCGCGTCGCCCAACAGCTTGAATGCGGCGGCCTTGCCGGCGGCGGCCTCGGTAGCGTTCTTGGCGATGCGTTGAGACAGCACGCGCAGTTCACCGGCGTGGCCGATGTACTGCTTGTCGTAGGTGGACTGGGTGTTGAGGTAAGCAAAGTTGGCGAACAGCAGCATGATGAATACGATCAGCGCGATAAACAGCACGATGATCTGTGAACGGCTGCGCGAGCCGGCCTGGGGTTTGGGCGTAGTAGCGGTGGTCATGCGGCGACATCCATGAAGCCAGGGGCCTGGGCCAGGGCGAAGGGGCTGAAGACCTGCCACAGCGGCTCGCCGTCGAATTGGCCCTGGATAAATGGCGCGCCGGGGCTGGGGCTCGCCAGCAAGGCGTCTTGTGCAAAATGCTGCATCCCCACCACCTCGTCTACCAACAGCCCGACAAACAGATCGTTGTATTCCACCACCAGCACCCGCCGTTGCTTGCGCGCCTTGGACAGCTCAAGGCCAAGGAAGCCGCCGAGGTCCATCACCGGCAGCAAACGCCCGCGCAGGTTAGCAACACCCCTGACCCAGGCCTTGACCCCGGGCATTAAAGTGCAACGCGGCTCATGCAGGACTTCGGCGACTTCGCCCATGGGCGCGACATACCAATGCTGCCCCAGGCGAAAGCCAATCCCGCTCCAGCGTTGCAGGCGGGTTTCCTGGGATGGCAGGTCGGCGGCCAGCAGGCGGCAGCGGCGGTCGATGTCCAGCAACAACTCGAAGGCGGTTTGCGACTCGGTCATGATGGCGTGCCGTCAGCCGGCCAGCACCTTGTTCAGGGTGGCGATCAGGGTTTCCTCGTCCACAGGCTTGGTCAGGTAATCCTTGGCACCCTGGCGTGCGCCCCAGATCTTGTCGGTCTCCTGATCCTTGGTGGTAATGATGATGATCGGGATGCCGTTGGTTTCCGGCTCCTTGGACAGCTGGCGGGTGGCCTGGAAGCCATTGAGGCCCGGCATCACGATGTCCATCAGCACGGCGTCAGGCTTTTCCTGGCGGGCCAGGGCCACGCCGTCGGCGCCGTTCTCGGCCTTGAGGACCTGGTGGCCGTGCTTTTCCAGCATGCCGGTCAGTTTGTACATTTCGGTCGGCGAATCGTCGACGATCAGAACACGTGCCATGGTTTTCCCCACTACATTGGTCGGCGCCGGCCCTTGTGAGGCGGCGTCAGTGTGCTTGTTCCACTGCGGCGAACCCGGGCACATAGGCCTTGATCGCACTCAGCAGTTCTTCCTTGCTGAAAGGCTTGGTCAAAAACTGATCGACACCCACGAT
Coding sequences within:
- a CDS encoding methyl-accepting chemotaxis protein — translated: MTTATTPKPQAGSRSRSQIIVLFIALIVFIMLLFANFAYLNTQSTYDKQYIGHAGELRVLSQRIAKNATEAAAGKAAAFKLLGDARNDFAQRWGYLKKGDPETGLPAAPSAVRAEMRAVQTDWEALLKNTDAILASEQTVLSLHQVAATLAETVPQLQMESEKVVDILLQRGAPASQVALAQRQSLLAERILGAVNTVLAGDETAVQAADTFGRDANRFGQVLNGMLNGNPGLRITQVEDRDARARLAEIAELFEFVSGSVDEILETSPQLFQVRASASNIFNLSQTLLDEASHLATGFENLASGRSFDTIGGYVLGLLALASIILIGLVMVRETNRQLHETAEKNERNQNAIMRLLDEIEDLADGDLTVTASVTEDFTGTIADSINYSVDQLRDLVATINLTAGQVAGAVQETQATAMHLAQASEHQAQQIAEASTAINQMAQSIDQVSANAAESSAVAERSVEIANKGNEVVHNTIHGMDNIREQIQDTAKRIKRLGESSQEIGDIVSLIDDIADQTNILALNAAIQASMAGDAGRGFAVVADEVQRLAERSSAATRQIETLVRAIQADTNEAVISMEQTTTEVVRGARLAQDAGVALEEIEGVSKTLAALIQSISNAAQQQTSSAGQISLTMNVIQQITTQTSSGSTATAESIGNLAKMASQLRRSVSGFTLPAAKQADD
- a CDS encoding chemotaxis protein CheW, with protein sequence MTESQTAFELLLDIDRRCRLLAADLPSQETRLQRWSGIGFRLGQHWYVAPMGEVAEVLHEPRCTLMPGVKAWVRGVANLRGRLLPVMDLGGFLGLELSKARKQRRVLVVEYNDLFVGLLVDEVVGMQHFAQDALLASPSPGAPFIQGQFDGEPLWQVFSPFALAQAPGFMDVAA
- the pilH gene encoding twitching motility response regulator PilH, which produces MARVLIVDDSPTEMYKLTGMLEKHGHQVLKAENGADGVALARQEKPDAVLMDIVMPGLNGFQATRQLSKEPETNGIPIIIITTKDQETDKIWGARQGAKDYLTKPVDEETLIATLNKVLAG